One Chloroflexota bacterium DNA segment encodes these proteins:
- a CDS encoding cadherin-like domain-containing protein, with product MLRSSKFISIVTLLLIMMGGVSNPTDPVAAVESQTPTSPGTWSQDFGLYFKTADNSYTPLRPIEWNGTLYAILHGHDNFESGVGYWNGQQWLKIDGLGGFVDSLTVHQNRLYVAGRITIAGKNLNLASWDGNLWTAMPTQFTLNSPLNLISYANQLYVGGYQLIIDGQAYGSLARWDGEQWHAAAAGIDGIVFSLLVRPDGLYLGGSFVFNNQKTGVLYWNGTQWQTVGGGVYGHVFDLKWANSQLYISGQFTSTLVPTMKNVAAWNGTSWHTFGTGLAGSIHNLTIMDGELYVLNRPTGVGYEYLHWDGDEWTLLTNLASMNYPYRNNWLLPPHAMFVQYQQELLLIGEIGYSSDSSQPVHHGDSTLRWNGTHWDSMSPNGIFAPQSAAIATDDENLLVAARTFYWGNGTASLAQFGSNQQWQTIVERQYTLEPPQALEAFQQSHFIVANNTLYQAASTTWNQIGVIHVVDAIAQSNNKLYVAGDFEQFNGVTAHNLVTWDGTQWQALNTPASFDQVVLIEAHGNDVYISDGFQLARWDGTQWTTLATNVVNIGSIEATANGVYIAGTFSSVGGVTAPKIAYWNGTVWAGLSGTISGSINDLEMGADGLYVAGNFFGLNNGIVSPGILRWDGAAWHGVGGGVQTLKYPSGVGNGTVQRLAATPTRMFMYGDFNWVGNQYESYNFAVWEYGNEPLIKAKPDYAITYRPQAVTVNVLANDWSYQPSQLQLVNLTAPSHGTAVISGNSVVYTPYPQFAGIDTLTYTVRDPINAVTTTAQLRLHVWNTPNVVLSELYLPAVTR from the coding sequence ATGCTAAGAAGTTCAAAATTTATCAGCATCGTTACCCTGTTGTTGATCATGATGGGTGGAGTATCCAATCCAACCGATCCGGTGGCAGCCGTGGAATCGCAAACCCCAACTAGCCCAGGCACATGGAGCCAAGATTTTGGCTTGTATTTCAAAACTGCCGATAATAGCTATACCCCGTTGCGCCCAATTGAGTGGAATGGCACGCTGTATGCAATTCTGCATGGGCACGACAACTTTGAGTCGGGGGTGGGCTATTGGAATGGTCAACAATGGCTGAAGATCGATGGCCTAGGTGGCTTTGTTGATAGTTTAACCGTTCATCAAAATCGCTTATATGTGGCTGGACGAATAACCATCGCTGGCAAGAACCTCAACCTTGCCTCTTGGGATGGTAATTTGTGGACAGCCATGCCCACGCAATTCACCCTAAATAGTCCTTTAAATCTAATAAGTTACGCCAATCAGCTCTATGTTGGCGGCTATCAATTGATTATCGATGGTCAAGCCTATGGTAGTTTAGCGCGTTGGGATGGGGAACAGTGGCATGCGGCGGCAGCCGGGATTGACGGTATTGTCTTTAGCCTGCTAGTCCGCCCTGATGGATTATATCTGGGTGGCTCTTTCGTATTCAATAATCAAAAGACAGGCGTTTTGTATTGGAATGGCACCCAATGGCAAACTGTTGGTGGTGGGGTGTATGGCCATGTATTTGATCTGAAGTGGGCCAATAGTCAGCTCTATATTAGTGGTCAATTTACCTCAACGCTTGTACCAACTATGAAGAATGTGGCGGCTTGGAATGGCACGAGTTGGCATACCTTCGGTACAGGCTTGGCTGGCAGTATCCATAATCTGACAATTATGGATGGTGAACTCTATGTACTGAATCGGCCAACTGGTGTAGGCTATGAGTATCTGCATTGGGATGGGGATGAATGGACACTCTTAACCAATCTTGCTTCAATGAACTATCCGTATAGGAATAATTGGCTATTACCCCCACATGCTATGTTTGTGCAATATCAGCAAGAATTGTTGCTCATTGGGGAAATTGGCTATAGTAGTGATTCCTCGCAACCAGTCCATCATGGTGATTCAACCTTACGTTGGAATGGCACACACTGGGATTCAATGTCTCCCAATGGTATTTTTGCTCCACAAAGTGCTGCAATTGCGACTGACGACGAAAATCTCTTGGTAGCAGCAAGAACTTTTTATTGGGGCAATGGTACTGCTTCCTTGGCCCAGTTTGGCAGCAACCAGCAATGGCAAACAATTGTTGAACGTCAATATACATTGGAGCCACCGCAAGCACTGGAGGCTTTTCAACAAAGCCATTTTATCGTTGCTAACAATACGTTGTATCAAGCTGCTAGCACAACCTGGAATCAAATTGGCGTGATTCATGTGGTTGATGCAATTGCCCAATCCAACAATAAATTGTACGTTGCTGGTGATTTTGAGCAATTCAATGGGGTCACGGCGCATAATTTGGTGACGTGGGATGGCACGCAATGGCAAGCCTTGAATACCCCAGCCTCATTTGATCAAGTGGTGCTGATTGAGGCCCATGGTAATGACGTGTATATCAGCGATGGCTTTCAATTGGCTCGCTGGGATGGTACGCAGTGGACAACCCTTGCCACCAATGTGGTCAATATTGGTTCAATTGAAGCAACCGCCAATGGCGTATATATCGCTGGCACCTTTAGCAGCGTTGGCGGCGTGACAGCCCCCAAAATCGCCTATTGGAATGGCACAGTGTGGGCGGGCTTGAGTGGTACGATTAGTGGCTCGATCAACGACCTTGAAATGGGAGCCGATGGCCTCTATGTGGCTGGCAACTTTTTCGGTTTGAACAATGGCATCGTTAGCCCAGGCATTCTGCGTTGGGATGGGGCGGCATGGCATGGCGTTGGTGGCGGTGTGCAAACGCTTAAATACCCAAGTGGAGTTGGCAATGGGACGGTTCAGCGCTTAGCCGCCACTCCAACCCGTATGTTTATGTATGGTGACTTCAATTGGGTTGGCAACCAATATGAGTCATACAATTTTGCTGTGTGGGAGTATGGCAACGAACCCTTGATCAAGGCTAAACCAGATTATGCGATTACTTATCGGCCTCAAGCAGTTACGGTCAATGTTTTAGCCAATGATTGGAGCTATCAGCCGTCCCAATTGCAACTGGTGAATCTCACAGCGCCAAGCCATGGCACGGCTGTGATTAGCGGTAATTCGGTGGTTTACACGCCGTATCCTCAATTTGCCGGGATTGATACTCTGACTTATACCGTGCGCGATCCAATCAATGCCGTAACAACCACAGCTCAATTACGGCTGCATGTTTGGAATACCCCCAATGTGGTTTTGAGTGAGCTGTATTTACCAGCAGTTACCCGATAA
- a CDS encoding cadherin-like domain-containing protein has translation MPRGSKLISIVILLLLIVSTIIKPTAPVAAVEPQTLTSPGTWSQAFAGPDKQYYGYAPIRPIEWNGTLYASLFGGYGWGSGVGYWSGQQWLKLDGLTGDVYSLTVHQNRLYVAGSFTIAGKNINLASWDGNLWTAMPTRLNPNNLLQMVSHANQLYVGGFELVIDGQAFGTIARWDGTQWHQVAAYVPGLVLGLLSRPDGLYVNGVFDLNGQINGLLRLNGSALEPVGGGIHGWVFDLKSFNNQLYVSGQFTSTLVPSMKNVAMWNGSDWETFGTGLNNETHNLTMFDGDLYALSQIGSGFQLQRWDANQWVSLANLTRLNNYPVWERFPDAVLVTYQQELLAFGPIQFFNTTPPEYRYGDSALRWQGDRWEAMTPNGTTAYEAAITTDADNLYVADNRMDWGNGHATLAQLNASDQWQSLIGGSSQSLSSVQALQKYQQYFFSISQYGLYQAATNDWNSVSNAHVNAIAQANNLLYVAGDFEQFNGVVAHNLVTWDGSQWQAFNPPASFDRVSIVEADANYVYISDGLQLARWNGTQWTTLATNVINIGEVEPTATGVYIAGTFSSVGGVAAPKVAYWNGTTWSGVTGVVDGSIYDLEMGADGLYVAGSFRGITNGIVSPGILRWDGAAWHGVGGGVQSGNVTQLAATSTRMFLHGPFNRVGTSYESSQIAAWEYGDEPLIAAKSDYGITYRPQPVAVNVLANDWSDQPNQLQLVNVSSPSHGTAVINGNSVVYTPDAQFEGVETLTYTVRDPINAVTSTAQLQVHVWNHFPSIADREQAIYPFTETLLDPLDGLIDLNGDDLTITQASVVTGTLTIVNNQLRYIPPKQQHFTDVVTYTVSDGHGGQQTARIKLRSIDTIVTATADYATTYRPYSVSVDVIANDWTINGEPLAVVAVEESIHGTATISGNQVRYVPTATFQGTETLTYTVRNQTRGVTATGTLTIAVQNHVPTVAPITITMHPNSTTSVDVLAHATDLNGDLLTITQAHSTYGTVIISNNRLHYTTPSMYPFEEPITYTISDGHGGLREGTVVVHGLSYRLFLPYTSK, from the coding sequence ATGCCCAGAGGTTCGAAACTCATCAGCATCGTTATCCTGCTGTTACTTATTGTAAGTACGATCATCAAGCCAACCGCTCCGGTGGCAGCCGTGGAGCCGCAAACCCTAACTAGCCCAGGCACATGGAGCCAAGCCTTTGCTGGGCCAGATAAACAATATTACGGCTATGCCCCGATCCGCCCAATTGAATGGAATGGCACGCTCTATGCCTCACTATTTGGGGGTTATGGTTGGGGATCAGGCGTTGGCTATTGGAGTGGTCAGCAGTGGTTGAAACTTGATGGTCTGACTGGTGATGTTTATTCATTGACCGTCCATCAAAATCGCTTATATGTTGCAGGAAGCTTCACCATCGCTGGTAAGAACATCAACCTTGCCTCTTGGGATGGTAACCTGTGGACCGCCATGCCAACTCGATTGAATCCTAATAACCTGCTACAAATGGTTAGCCATGCAAATCAACTGTATGTTGGTGGCTTCGAATTAGTCATTGATGGTCAAGCTTTCGGCACAATCGCTCGGTGGGATGGAACACAATGGCATCAGGTCGCTGCTTACGTTCCTGGTTTGGTGCTTGGTTTATTATCACGTCCTGATGGTTTGTATGTGAACGGAGTATTTGATCTAAATGGTCAAATTAATGGATTACTCCGTTTAAATGGTTCAGCTTTGGAGCCAGTTGGCGGCGGAATCCATGGGTGGGTTTTTGATCTAAAATCCTTCAATAATCAGCTCTATGTCAGTGGCCAATTTACCTCAACGCTTGTGCCAAGCATGAAGAATGTGGCGATGTGGAATGGCTCCGATTGGGAAACCTTCGGTACGGGCCTTAACAATGAAACCCATAATCTAACGATGTTCGATGGTGATTTATATGCGCTAAGTCAAATTGGTTCAGGATTTCAACTGCAACGCTGGGATGCAAACCAATGGGTTAGTTTAGCGAATCTGACCCGATTGAATAATTACCCTGTTTGGGAACGCTTTCCTGATGCAGTGTTGGTGACGTACCAGCAAGAATTGTTGGCCTTTGGGCCGATACAATTTTTTAATACCACACCACCCGAGTACCGTTACGGCGATTCGGCCTTGCGTTGGCAGGGTGATCGCTGGGAAGCCATGACTCCCAATGGAACCACTGCCTATGAGGCTGCCATTACCACTGATGCCGACAATTTGTATGTTGCTGATAATCGTATGGACTGGGGCAATGGGCATGCGACTTTGGCGCAGCTAAATGCAAGCGACCAATGGCAATCACTGATTGGTGGTTCTTCGCAAAGTTTGTCTTCCGTCCAAGCACTCCAGAAGTATCAACAATACTTTTTTAGTATCTCACAATATGGACTGTATCAGGCAGCCACTAATGATTGGAATAGCGTGAGTAACGCCCATGTCAATGCAATTGCCCAAGCCAATAATCTGTTGTATGTGGCAGGTGATTTTGAGCAATTCAATGGGGTTGTGGCGCATAATCTGGTGACATGGGATGGCAGCCAATGGCAAGCCTTTAATCCACCTGCTTCGTTTGATCGAGTCTCGATCGTTGAGGCTGATGCCAATTATGTGTATATCAGCGATGGTTTGCAACTCGCGCGGTGGAATGGTACACAGTGGACAACCCTCGCTACCAATGTGATCAATATTGGTGAGGTTGAGCCGACTGCCACTGGGGTTTATATCGCAGGCACATTTAGCAGTGTCGGCGGTGTAGCTGCGCCAAAAGTTGCCTATTGGAATGGCACAACTTGGTCAGGTGTGACGGGTGTGGTTGATGGTTCGATCTATGATCTTGAAATGGGTGCCGATGGCCTGTATGTTGCAGGTAGTTTTCGTGGGATTACCAATGGTATCGTTAGCCCAGGTATTCTGCGCTGGGATGGCGCTGCTTGGCATGGCGTTGGTGGTGGCGTTCAGTCGGGCAATGTGACTCAACTCGCCGCAACTTCAACTCGTATGTTTTTGCATGGCCCTTTTAATCGAGTGGGTACTAGTTATGAATCGAGTCAGATTGCGGCATGGGAATATGGCGACGAACCCTTGATCGCAGCCAAGTCTGATTATGGCATTACCTATCGTCCGCAGCCAGTTGCGGTGAATGTGCTGGCGAATGATTGGAGCGATCAGCCAAACCAATTGCAGTTGGTGAATGTGAGCAGCCCAAGCCATGGCACGGCAGTGATTAACGGTAACTCAGTAGTGTATACGCCCGATGCCCAATTTGAAGGCGTTGAAACCTTGACTTATACCGTGCGCGATCCAATTAATGCAGTCACCAGCACAGCGCAACTCCAGGTCCATGTCTGGAATCACTTCCCAAGCATTGCCGATCGAGAACAAGCGATTTATCCATTTACTGAAACGCTGCTTGATCCATTAGATGGCTTGATTGATTTGAATGGCGATGACTTGACGATCACCCAAGCCAGTGTTGTAACTGGCACGCTAACGATTGTCAATAATCAATTGCGCTACATACCGCCGAAGCAACAACATTTTACCGATGTGGTGACGTATACGGTGAGTGATGGTCATGGCGGCCAACAAACCGCCCGAATCAAGCTCCGAAGTATCGATACAATCGTAACTGCAACTGCTGATTATGCGACAACCTATCGTCCATATTCAGTCAGCGTTGATGTGATTGCCAATGACTGGACGATTAATGGAGAACCCTTGGCGGTGGTGGCTGTTGAAGAGTCTATTCATGGTACGGCCACAATCAGCGGTAATCAAGTGCGTTATGTACCAACTGCTACATTTCAAGGCACTGAAACCTTAACCTATACCGTGCGCAATCAAACCCGTGGCGTAACCGCAACCGGAACCTTGACAATTGCGGTACAGAATCATGTGCCAACGGTAGCGCCAATCACGATTACAATGCATCCCAATAGTACAACCTCGGTCGATGTGTTGGCTCATGCCACTGACCTGAATGGCGATCTACTGACCATAACCCAAGCTCATAGCACCTATGGAACAGTCATCATCAGCAATAATCGACTGCACTATACTACGCCAAGCATGTATCCATTTGAAGAGCCGATCACCTATACCATCAGTGATGGTCATGGTGGCTTGCGAGAGGGCACGGTTGTGGTACATGGTCTGAGTTATCGGCTATTTTTGCCTTATACCAGTAAATAA
- a CDS encoding tandem-95 repeat protein: protein MPKPSNIIGLFAIIVLLVGALQKPATPVVAVEPQTPTSLGTWSQAFAGPHKTSHGYMPGRPVEWNGVLYAGILGLSGVEIGVGYWNGQQWVRIDGLKGLVDSVVVHQNRLYAAGNLYLGGKNVNIAYWDGNFWTAMPIQFDANVFVLASHNDQLYVGGHSIGSGLLFRWDGTQWHAAAEAIDGVIFSMLSRPDGLYLGGSFLLNGQGTGLIRWDGSQWQNVGGGVRGLVFDLKWANSQLYISGQFTSTIVPTMKNVAAWNGKNWDTFGTGIVSPTHNLAMVDGELYALSKTSNSPNTPILHLQRWDTNQWTSLASLKQINLGGSWLLNPDAVLLEYQQELLAFGPISFVSGTEQSFNWGDSALRWKGDHWESMTPNGIDFVSDALLASDNEDVYLAASRVFWGNGLASLAHLNGSDQWQQLIDYSNSNAPLPIQGFQKYQQSFFIAEQRGLYQAGNNTWLQVSSANVESLAQANNLLYVAGDFEQFNGVTAHNLVTWNGSQWQALNTPASFDWVTIVEADANYVYISDGVQLARWDGSQWITLASNVTRIGSIEPDANGVYIAGTFSSIGGVNAAKIAYWNGTAWSGLSGTISGSINDLEMGADGLYVAGTFSGITNGIVSPGILRWDGMSWHGLAGGVQWYQYPGSRDGSVQRLVATPTRMMMHGVFNQVGNSYESSQIAAWEYGNEPLIKAKPDYGISYRPQPVTVNVVANDWSDQPNQLQLVEVSNPSHGTAVISGNSVVYTPEAQFQGAETLNYIVRDPINAVTTTAQLRLQVWNHFPTIDDQEHEVYPFSETLLDPLDGLIDLNGDALTITQASAITGTVTIVDNQLRYMPPNQEQFTDVVIYTVSDGHGGQQTARIKLRSIDAVVVAVDDDATTYRPHAVNVAVLANDWSLNNELIQLIAVSAASHGTATISGNQVRYVPNATFQGTETLNYTVRNQTRGVTATAILTIEVQNHAPTVAPMTITVKPNSITLVDVLAHASDLNGDPVAISLASAAPGMVAVVNNQLRYTAPNYYPFAATISYTVSDDHGGSQVATIVVNSAKYQLFLPYTSK from the coding sequence ATGCCTAAACCATCAAACATAATCGGTTTATTCGCAATCATTGTGCTGTTAGTTGGAGCTTTACAAAAGCCAGCTACTCCTGTCGTGGCAGTGGAGCCGCAAACCCCAACTAGCCTAGGCACATGGAGCCAAGCCTTTGCGGGGCCACATAAAACAAGCCATGGGTATATGCCAGGCCGTCCAGTGGAATGGAATGGCGTATTGTATGCTGGAATCCTCGGATTAAGTGGCGTTGAAATTGGAGTTGGCTATTGGAATGGTCAGCAATGGGTAAGAATTGATGGACTGAAGGGCTTAGTTGATTCTGTGGTGGTGCATCAAAATCGCTTATATGCCGCTGGCAATTTGTATCTTGGTGGTAAGAACGTTAACATTGCCTATTGGGATGGCAACTTCTGGACGGCGATGCCAATTCAATTTGATGCCAATGTGTTCGTATTAGCTAGCCATAATGATCAACTGTATGTTGGGGGCCATTCGATAGGCTCAGGATTACTCTTTCGTTGGGATGGAACCCAATGGCATGCTGCCGCCGAAGCGATCGATGGTGTGATTTTTAGCATGCTCTCGCGGCCCGATGGCTTATATCTTGGTGGCTCATTTCTCCTCAATGGACAGGGCACTGGCCTGATTCGTTGGGATGGTAGCCAATGGCAGAATGTTGGCGGTGGGGTTCGTGGTTTAGTCTTTGATCTGAAATGGGCCAATAGTCAACTCTATATTAGCGGTCAATTTACCTCAACCATTGTACCAACCATGAAGAATGTGGCTGCATGGAATGGCAAAAATTGGGATACTTTCGGCACTGGGATTGTCAGCCCGACTCATAATTTGGCAATGGTTGATGGCGAACTATATGCGCTCAGTAAAACATCTAATTCTCCTAATACTCCGATTTTGCATTTACAGCGTTGGGATACAAACCAATGGACTAGTTTAGCTAGTCTTAAGCAAATTAACTTGGGTGGTTCTTGGTTACTCAATCCTGATGCAGTATTGCTAGAGTATCAGCAAGAATTACTGGCGTTTGGCCCAATCAGTTTTGTGTCTGGCACTGAGCAATCATTCAATTGGGGTGATTCAGCCTTGCGCTGGAAAGGCGATCACTGGGAATCCATGACTCCCAATGGAATTGACTTTGTTAGCGATGCGCTCTTAGCCAGTGATAACGAAGATGTTTATCTTGCAGCGAGCCGTGTGTTTTGGGGTAATGGATTGGCTTCCTTGGCCCATTTGAATGGAAGTGATCAATGGCAACAATTGATTGATTATAGCAATTCAAATGCCCCGCTCCCGATCCAAGGATTTCAAAAATATCAACAGAGCTTTTTTATTGCAGAACAACGTGGGTTATACCAAGCGGGCAATAATACTTGGCTTCAAGTTAGCTCTGCTAATGTTGAGAGTTTGGCCCAAGCCAATAATCTCTTGTATGTTGCTGGCGATTTTGAGCAATTCAACGGGGTCACGGCGCATAATCTGGTGACCTGGAATGGCAGTCAATGGCAAGCCTTAAATACCCCTGCCTCGTTTGATTGGGTGACAATCGTTGAGGCCGATGCCAACTATGTCTATATTAGCGATGGCGTGCAACTCGCCCGCTGGGATGGTAGCCAGTGGATAACCCTTGCTAGTAATGTGACCAGGATAGGTTCAATTGAGCCAGATGCCAATGGCGTGTATATCGCTGGCACATTTAGCAGCATTGGTGGGGTGAATGCAGCTAAAATCGCCTATTGGAATGGCACGGCTTGGTCGGGCTTGAGTGGGACGATTAGTGGTTCGATCAATGACCTTGAAATGGGTGCTGATGGCTTGTATGTCGCTGGTACTTTCAGTGGGATTACCAATGGGATTGTTAGCCCAGGCATTCTGCGCTGGGATGGGATGTCATGGCATGGCCTTGCTGGCGGTGTTCAATGGTATCAGTACCCAGGCAGCCGCGATGGCTCGGTTCAACGCTTAGTGGCAACTCCAACCCGTATGATGATGCATGGTGTTTTCAATCAGGTGGGCAATAGTTATGAATCGAGCCAGATTGCAGCATGGGAATATGGCAATGAACCATTAATCAAAGCCAAGCCCGATTATGGTATTAGCTATCGTCCGCAACCAGTTACGGTGAATGTGGTAGCGAATGATTGGAGCGATCAGCCAAACCAATTGCAACTGGTAGAAGTCAGTAACCCGAGCCATGGCACTGCGGTCATCAGCGGTAATTCGGTGGTCTATACGCCGGAAGCGCAATTTCAAGGCGCTGAAACCTTGAATTATATCGTGCGCGATCCAATTAATGCCGTCACCACGACCGCCCAATTGCGGTTGCAGGTCTGGAATCACTTTCCCACGATTGATGATCAAGAACACGAGGTTTATCCATTTAGCGAAACACTGCTTGATCCATTGGATGGCTTGATTGATTTGAATGGCGATGCTTTGACGATCACCCAAGCTAGTGCGATCACTGGCACGGTGACGATTGTTGATAATCAATTACGCTATATGCCGCCAAACCAAGAGCAGTTCACGGATGTGGTGATCTATACAGTCAGTGATGGCCATGGTGGTCAACAAACCGCGCGAATTAAGCTGCGTAGTATTGATGCTGTGGTAGTTGCAGTTGATGATGATGCCACAACCTATCGACCACATGCGGTCAATGTGGCAGTTTTAGCAAATGATTGGTCACTTAATAACGAGCTAATCCAGCTGATTGCGGTGAGCGCAGCCAGCCATGGCACGGCAACGATCAGTGGCAACCAAGTGCGCTATGTTCCAAACGCAACCTTTCAAGGCACAGAAACCTTGAACTATACGGTGCGCAATCAAACTCGTGGGGTCACCGCGACGGCAATTCTAACCATCGAGGTGCAGAATCATGCGCCAACGGTTGCTCCAATGACGATCACCGTCAAGCCCAATAGTATAACCTTGGTCGATGTATTAGCTCATGCCAGTGATTTGAATGGCGATCCTGTAGCGATTTCCTTGGCAAGTGCCGCACCGGGCATGGTTGCCGTGGTGAATAATCAATTGCGCTATACCGCGCCAAACTACTATCCATTTGCTGCCACAATTAGCTATACCGTCAGCGATGATCATGGCGGTTCGCAAGTAGCAACGATTGTGGTCAATAGCGCGAAGTATCAATTATTTCTGCCCTATACCAGTAAATAA